GAAACCCAACATTTACCAAAATAAGGAAGAAGGAAGAGGAAAGAGGGAAGAAGGTTGGGATTTTCGTTTATATCTCAAAGTCTAACTCTCTTTCTTCTGACAAATGGGTCAAAAGCCCCTCAATTTATTGATGGATTCATAAAGGTTTTTCACTCTGAAAATCCCCTCAATTTATTGATGGGGATACAACGCACGGTCTTCCTTCTTTCTCCTTACGAGCGTTAAAGGCATTTGTTGAGTTTCTCCAAGAGTTTTCCCAACCCACAAAAATTCGATAGCCCTTGTAGTATTGCATCCTGGTGTACGCAGTTCATGATGGCTACTTAAAATTTTTTATGAGTTATTTAGGATTTTCATAGAGACATTATTCCTATTTTGGCAATCTTAAGGTAGGACTTAAGTACCAGTTAAAGTTAGTACTTTCGGTTTATTCCTCTTCAGGAATTTTGTTCCATGTAGAATGCGATCGCAAATGTTTAAAGTTAGTTGGTGGTTAATGGTTAACTATTAACCACTAACTACTAATTATCCTCAAATTTTATGAAACCTCAACTCATATCGATACTGATTGTTACATCAATTTTGGCGATCGCATTTGGAGAGGCAAAAATCCTTGCTCAAACTTCTAACGAATTGGGAACGCTGAAAGTTAAACCTCACGTTCAAGCCGTTTCACAAAGAGAACCTTTTCCTAACATCAAAGATGTTAACCTTACTGATGAACAAAAAAAGCAAATTTGGCAAATTCGGCAAGAAATATTGCCCCAAGTTTCAAAACTGATACCTCAGCCACAATTAACAGAAGAACAAAAAAATCAACTCCAATCCGGTCAACCCGTACAAATCACTTTGCAAGGGCCAACGCCCGAACAAAAAGCTAAATTGCAAGAACTTATGCAGTTGTATATGCAAAAAATAGAAGCAGTTCTTACTTCCGAGCAAAGGCAAAAGTTTCGTGAGAATGAGAAAGATTTAGTTTTGTTTGAACAACGTGTCAATTGGTAGAAATGCCCTATATCGTCAGAGGGATAAATTAATGAAGTAATTTCATTAATATTACTAGTAAAGAGAGATGTATTCGGGGGCATGACTAATGAATTGGTTCCTTCGGTTATTTTTACCACTTGTATCTTTGCCAACTTTATGCTTACTCTTACTGTCTGATGTACCACAAGAAACTTACGCTCAAAATTCAGCACAAGCAATTTTTCCTGATGTAAAGCCCAATTATTGGGCGCAGCCATTTATTCAGGGGCTAGCAGAGAAAAAAATAGTGGCTGGGTATCCTGATGGCACATTTAGACCCGAACGAGCAGTTAACCGTGATGAGTTTGCTGCCATGATTGATAAAGCTTTTAATCGACCACCAGTTCGGGAAATATCTAGCGGTGCAGCTTATAAAGATGTTCCGGAAGGTTATTGGGCTGCTCCTGCTATCGAAGACGCTTACGAACAAGGATTGATGACGGGTTATCCTAATGGTGTTTTTCGTCCCAATCAAAATGTTTCCAAAGTTGATGCAATAGCCGCTTTATCAAAAGTGGTAAATCCAACTTCTACAACTGCACAAACAACGAGTTCACCAGTTGCTACCGCACCAGCAACGACTCAACAAGCAAGAAAAACAACGAGGAAGTTTGCACTTTTGCCGTTGGCGATGACTTCCTTAATGCAGCCATTATTAGTGGCAAAAGCTAATGCAGCTAATGTCGCTTCAGCACAACAGGTTGGTACGGGTGAAGATCCAAAAACAGGCGATCGCACGGCCAATTCTAACCGTCCTGACTCATATGCTGTTACAAATTTATACACGGATGCAGGTGAAATTCCTCAGGACAAAGTAGATGAGGTTGCAAAAGCAACAAGAGCAAATCTTGTTGTGAATTATCCAGAACGTAACGTTCTGAACCCCAGAAAAACCTTATCTCGTGGCGAGATGAGTGCCTTAGTTTACCAAGCAATGGTAGCGCAGGGAAGAATGGAGGCAGTGGCGGTTAATACACCTGCTTACCAGTATATTGTGCGTCCTGAAAATAGATAATATATAGACAGTGACCAGTGACCAGTGACCAATTAATGGTTACCACCCCGGTTAGATCCCCGACTTCTTGAAGAAGTCGGGGATCTGGAAGTCTCTCGAAATTCCTCTCAATCCCCAGTCCCCATTTTGCCCAATGACTGAGCAAAGCGATACTGACTTGCCATCTACTGATTCTCAACCATCCAGTGAGCCGACTCCAGAGAAGAATCTCAAATCAGGTGAAACTTCACTGACAAATTCTGCTGCTGCTATCTGGAATCAAGCAACAACGCGTTTTCTGAAACTTCTACCTGTAGACCAACTGGCTCAGACATTGGTTAAATGGTTTAGTGTCAGTGAAAGTCAAGTCGCGGAAATTTTAGAGAGAGTTCGAGCAGAACTACCCACAACTGAAGCTTTATTGATAGGGAAACCCCAAGCGGGGAAAAGTTCAATTGTGCGGGGATTGACAGGAGTTTCTGCGGAAATTGTTGGTCAGGGATTTCGCCCTCACACACAACACACCGAACGTTACGCTTATCCTTCTAACGATCTGCCATTGCTAATTTTTACAGATACTGTGGGACTTGGAGATGTAAGTCAGGAGACTGAGGCGATCGTTCAGGAACTGCTTGGGGATTTGCAACAGCAGAATCATCGTGCAAGATCTCTGATTCTAACAGTGAAAATTAATGATTTCGCAACGGATACGATGCGCGACATTGCTCGGGAACTGCGTCAAAAGCATCCAGAAATTCCCTGTTTGCTAGCGGTAACCTGCTTGCATGAAGTTTATCCTCCCGATACGGAGGATCATCCGGGGTATCCACCGGAGTACGAAGAGGTTAATAGACCATTTACCGCCATACAAGAAGCTTTTGCAGGGTTGTACGATCGCGCTGTCTTGATTGATTTTACTTTGGAAGAAGATGGTTACACGCCAGTCTTCTACGGTTTGGAAGCTTTCAGGGATACACTTGCAGACTTGCTTCCAGAAGCAGAAGCCCGTGCAATCCATCAGTTATTAGATGAGGACACGGGAAAAGAAATTGGTAATATTTACCGGGATACCGGACGACGCTATATTTTAGTCTTTTCTGTCATGACAGCGGCGATCGCCGTCGTACCGTTACCATTTGCTACCTTACCAGTACTGACAGCCTTACAAGTATCAATGGTAGGTTTACTAGGCAAATTATACGGACAAACCTTAAGCCCATCACAAGCCGGGGGAATTGTCAGTACAATTGCCAGTGGTTTTTTAGCGCGGGCAATTGGTCGTGAGTTAATCAAATTTATACCAGGTTTTGGCAGCGTCATAGCTGCTTCTTGGGCAGCTGCGTACACTTGGGCGTTAGGTGAAGGCGCTTGCGTTTACTTTGGTGATTTGATGGGGGGCAAAAAACCCGATCCACAAAAAATCCAGTCAGTTATGCAACAAGCATTTCAGGAAGCAAAAGATCGATTTAAGGCAAAGTAAGCAAATTAGCAGAATTATACCAAAAACAGTTTAGAACCTAACTTTTCAAAAATTATCAAAACCTCGTAGGGGCGCAAGGCATTGCGCCCCTACAAATGCTATCAAACCATTCCGAAAAAGAATAGTTGCTCGCCTTTTACAGTACAATAGTGCAATACTATGAAAATTTCTCTTCCCAAGGATTAATAATAAAAATTCCACAGTTGGCAAAGTCAACAACATTACGAGTTGCTATGGCAGCGTTATGAGAGTAACAAATAGCAGCAATTTGGGCATCAGCTTGAGATATGGGCATTCCACTGAGTCGTCTTTGGGCTGAAATATTAGCAAAAGCGACAGCAGCAGATTCATCAAATGCAAGAACACGTCCTGCGAAGTCTTCTGCAAACATTAAAGTAGCAGCTTGGTAAAGTTGATATTTACGCTTTCCTTCTGGTAGTATGGCGATGCCATAAAGTATTTCAGCTTGTGTAATTGTTGTAGTAAACAAACTTGTTACAGGTTGTTGAGATGCCCAGTTGCGGACTATTGTAGAGCCTTGGGGTTTGATTAACTCTGACAATACATTAGTATCAAGAACAATCATTCAAAAATAGGTGAAGAACGCATGGGTTCTCTAGGAATTTCTTCTATTTCAAAATCTCCTAAATGAGCAAAGCGTTTTTCTATCATATTTACAATATTCGCAGATGGTTTTTGATTTTCGCATAAAGCCTGACTGAGAATTTCTTTTACTTCTTCTTCTAGGGAACGACTATTTTTTAAAGCTCGTTCTTGTAGAAGATTCTTTATATTGTCATCAATGTTATAAATGGTAATATTTGTCATAATGAAAATGTATTGTGAAACGAAGAATTAAGATAAATACTACAAAATTTCAAATTTTACTCATTCGATTCCGACCAGATGACCATATAGAAATATGAGTACTTTATTAAGTCTGTGATTTTTTCAAGAGTGCGATCTATATTAAAAATAACAATTATAATAATAATATCACTTAGAGTTACTATCTGCAAGCAGTACGTACTAAATTATAGTTACTAGTTGAAGGTATTGGCATTTACTTTCATAATTGGATTGAAGAGAAAAAATGTCCCATTAGAAACTTATATCATTTATGCAACAAGTGTTTCAGGAACCTAAAGACTGTGTTTAAGGCAAAGTAGCTCTAAAGAAGTTTGGTGTGAGACGGGCAAGTGAATTCACTATCATTGAACAACGCTATAATTTGCTTGAGGTCAAAAAGTAGAAACAGTATGTCTAGCCTTGAACAAATTGAAGCAGCTATTCTATCCCTTCTACAAGATGAATTTCAGCGACTAAGGCAGTGGTTTTTTGACTTGGATTATCAACGTTGGGATGAGCAACTCGAGCAAGACATTGCAGACGGTAAGTTGGAAGCTTTAGCCTCCGAAGCGATCGCGCTCATTTAAAGCAGGGCAATGTCGTGAAATCTGATGCATTACACAACGCGAAGATTTTGTTCGTGCTATGAGGCTCTCCCTGAAAACGTACAGGAAATAGCAGATCGATGCTATGAACTATTGAAAGCCGATCCGTCTCATCCATCGTTGCACTTCAAAAAGATTGGAAAAAAGTATTGGTCAATTCGGGCAGGGCTAGATTATTGGGCTAATGGTGTTGAGGTGGAAGGTGGCATTTCATGGTTTTGGATCGGGACTCATGCAGAGTACGATAGGTTAATTGGGGAGTATAGTTAATATTTGTAACAAATGTGATTTTTTTGGGCATTTCTAGTTATACCTTATATGGAATTAAAAGAACTACGTATAAATAATCATAAATTAAAATGGTAAAAGAATATTAATATACTTAGTATTTAAAAAGTTAATGGTCAGTGTAAGTGCTTAAAGTTACTAGAGGTAACTCGAAAAGTCATTGAAGAAATTTGCTCAAGAGAAACAATTCCAAAGAGTTAACAACAGTGGGAGTAAGGTCAGGGGTGACTACGCCATACGTAAAGATAGGAAGATTAAATTCCTCCATCGTGCTTTCCTAGAACTCAAGAAGAAGTTTAATGAAGAAGTGGGATAAAAATAAAACAAATTTTGAGCGTAATTTAGCAGTCATCATTGGTATCGATCGCTATGACAGTTCAGGAATTCACGATCTCTCAACAGCAGTCAATGATGCTAGGGCGATCGCTGACTTGTTGCAAGAAAACTATGGCTATAAGGAAGAGAACATTATCTGTCTGTTCTCACCTCGTCCTGACAATGGCACTCTAAAGGATCTGAAACAGCCTTACCGTGAAGCAACTCTAGACGAACTCAACACGCTACTTGAGGAAACCCTGCCTCACAAACTGAAGCCAACCGAGGGCGATCGCCTACTCTTCTACTTCGCTGGTCATGGCATTCCTCAAGAGAGCAAGGATGGACCGGCAGGTTACCTTATACCGCAAACAGCTGAACTGGGAAACCTGAAAACCTACTTATCTATGCGGAAGTTGCATGATGCTCTGAGTCAACTTGAGTGTCATCACTTGCTAGTAGTTTTAGATTGCTGTTTTGGAGGAATGTTTCGTTGGGCAAGTAGCCGAAAACTTATTTCTGTTCTGGAAACCGTTCGCCGAGAACACTACGATCGCTTCATTCGTTATCCAGCATGGCAAGTTATCACCTCTTCTGCTCACGATCAGGAAGCTTTAGACCTATCAATCGATCGTCGCAAAAGCAACGAGAGCTTATCTCACTCTCCTTTTGCTCAAGCGCTGATTGAGGGATTACAGAACAACAAAGCTGATGTTATACCCGATGGTGTAATCACTGCCCATGAACTCTATCTTTATTTGCGCGATCGCGTTAGTCAGTTATCTCGCGAACAGCAAACACCAGGTCTTTATCCCATGAGGTTGGAGTATGACAAAGGCGAATACATTTTCACCCGACCGGGTTTTAAGCGAGATGACTTAACACAAGCACCTCCATTGAATGAAGAAAATAATCCCTATCGCGGACTCAAAGCGTTTGAAGAAAGGCATTCACGCTTTTTCTTTGGAAGAAAGGCATTGGCAGAATCGCTATCCCATCGACTTTTCAAATCACATCGTCCGCTTACGGTTGTTTTAGGTGCGTCGGGTTCTGGCAAATCAAGTCTAGTTAAAGCAGGATTACTGCCTTATCTTCGGGAAGAGCAGAAAAAGGAGTCGCAAGCGCAAAGTTGGTACATTCTCGATCCCATGCGTCCCGGCAAATCGCCCTTTACGGAGTTAGCTAGAGCGGTTCTACCCATCGCCAACAGCAATTTGATTGCTCAATTAGCTCAAATCAGCTTTTTGGATAAAACATTTGCTGATATTCTTAACCTCAATTCAGAGCACAAGCAAAAAGTTACTAGCCCAAACCCTACTCAATCCGATAGTCAAGAACGACTATCAAGTCATGAAACCTTTGATGAAACGAAACTGGCTGGATGTTGGAATAATGCTACACCTGAAGCTAAATTGTTGCTAGTAGTTGATTACTTCGAGCAGTTAAAGCGATTTTGTCATCAATCCCAAGAGCAAAAACAACTTTCCGATCTCTATCATGCAATTGAGCAAACTCTCAACCCACTTACCAAAGCTCTTCAGCATGAGCCTCAGTCCTTTACGGATTTGATGTCAGCATGGAGTCAAAATCATCCAAATACTAAGCTCCTCCTCGTCATTGACCAGTTTGAAGAACTTATTACCATGAACCAAGAGGAGAGGGGACGTGTAGAACAGAGTGATTCGCAGGAAGAGGATGAGCAGAAGGAGTGGCAAAAGTTTTTATCGCTTTTGAGGATTGCTTTGGCAAAATATCGTCGGCAACTGCATATTGTGCTGACGTTACGTTCTGATTTTGAGCCTCGGTTCCTCAACTCAGTTCTGAAGTCTCACTGGAAGAGCGCTCGGTTTCCGGTACGGGCAATGAACTCAGATGAGTTACGGGATGCAATTGAGGGACCAGCTTTAAAACAAGCGTTGTACTTTGAGCCACCGGAGTTGGTAGGTAAGTTAATTGATGAAGTGGGGCAGATGCCGGGAGCATTGCCATTGCTCTCGTTTACCTTAAGTGAAGTCTATATTAAGCTCTATGAGCGGTGGACAAAAGATAAGAGTACAGATCGAGCTTGCAAAACCCCGGACAAACTTATAAGGATTTGTTCGATCGCATTAATGCCAAAATCAACAGCCAATTTCCCCAACAAACTCCAATAATCATAGGTGAAGCCAACCGCATCGTTTTTGGAGATGAGTTTGCAGAAACTATTTATGCAGTCCCAGTTGTGAAGGTGGAAAAAGATGCAGCAACAGGCGAAATGCGAGCTAAGTTAGGGGTTGGACAGGTAAATGGTGTTGCGGTGGGAGCAGAATTTGCTGTCTATCCTCGTACCATAACGGATTTAAAAAATAAAGAGAATCGAGTGGCGATCGCTACAATTATTCAAAGAGGAGCAACTGAATCTCTGTGTCAGCTTAAATCAATTGATGGCAAAGAGTTTAAGGTTGAAGATGGAGATCGAGCGGTTTTATTAACTCCATCAATTAATCTTGTTCGTAAAGTTTCTCTAGTTTATCAAGAAGAAGCAACAGCAGTAGAGGTGAGCGAACCCGAGCAATTACCGCCTAACAAACTTTTACCGGAGGTCTTTAAACACCAAGAGAATGCTTTGGAGGCAATTAAAAAAGCTCTTCCTGAAAATGGTAAGGGCTGGGTGGAGTTAGCAGAAGAAAAAGTTACTGAGGATGATTTTGAGGGAGTTGCTTACCAAGTGGTTGTTAATAATCAGGGAGAATATGAAATATGCGATCGCACTGGACACCCATTTCAAAATATCGCTCCTCTAAAAGTAAGCGATCGTGATGCTGCTGCAACAGTGGTAAAACGATTAGTTCATCTAGCAAAATATCATGCGACAGCAGAGTTAGATAACAAAGATAAAACTTCACCCTTAGCAGGTAAGCTAACTCTTGAATGGCTGGGAACATCAGCTATATATCAACCTGGAGATGATATTCCACCAAAATCTCAGTTGAAACCGTTTACCGATCCGAGCGTTCCAACTGTCAAAGTAGGTGAATATGTATTCCTGTCAATTCACAACACTTCCAACCAAGATCTCAATGTTGCTGTCCTAGATATTGCGTCTGATTGGTCAGTTGAGCAAATTTACCCTGGTAAGAACGAAGGAAGTTTGGTGACAATTGAGGCGAGGAGAAAAGAAGTTGTGCCAATTCCAGCAGGTTCAGTTGGTGAAGACAATGTGAAAGTATTTGCTGCGGTGGGTTCGGCAAACTTTCGCTGGTTAGAACTGCCATCACTCGGTCAAGAACTTGAGCCTAAAGGATTAACTCGTTCTGGTAATCCACTAGATGATCTCCTCGCGGTAATTGATGAGGATAAGCCACCAACTAGAAAATTGTCTGTAGCTGCTTCTCCCAGCCGAGAGTGGACAACGAAACAGATCGGTCTAACAGTTATAGCGCCCAACAAGTAATGATGCTAGAGTACGGCTAGGTTTTCCAATGCTAGCGATCGCTATCTGGTATCAAGCAACAATACGTTTCCTGAAACTCCTTGAATAATTAGCTACGATTCGTTTTTCTCAATATCTAAAATTCGCTTTCCGATCCATTCACTAATGCTTGGGACGATGGCGTTACCAAGGAGTCTCCCTCGACGACCGTCCAACCTGGGGGAAACCCCATCAGCCTCTCCCATTCTGTCCAAGTCAAGTTTCTCGCCACACAGTATTGGTCGGTCTGAATGACCTCCTTGATGTCCTCCAGTTTGGGCGCGTAGCGTGGGGCAGATGCTTTGTGCCAAGGTATACCCAAAGCCACCGCGACGTTGTACCACAAGCGGAGGGTTTCCGAAAGCGCTTTGACGAAAATTGGATCTAGCTTTCTTCCGGCTCGATTCTCTCGTCGAAGTATCCCAAGACAATTCGCTGCTGTTAGTAAAGAAGTGATAGGCACGTTCCGATCTAAAACTTGCGATAAAGAATACTCTGTCGCGGTTGTGGGGTAAGCCCGCATGCACAGCGTTGCACGATACCCATCCCCCCAAATACCCATTCTCTTCCAACGTGTTGATAACTGTCTCAAGTGCGTTTCCTTCTTCTGCTGAGAGCAAACCGGGTACATTTTCCATGACCAGCCAAGTTGGCTGAACTTCTCTAACCAATGCCATAAACGTGAAGAAAAGACCGCTTCGCTCGCCAGAGAGTCCTTTTCGGTCTGTATTGGCAGTACTGATGTCTTGGCATGGCCATCCCGCACACCAAAGTTCAGAGGTAGGGATAATTGTTGAATTGAGGGTCGTGATGTCGTCATGAAAAGGTACGTGTGGCCAGTGGCGCTTGAGTATTTGTTGACAGAAAGGATCTATTTCACATTGAAAAACAATACGCATTCCCGCTCTTTCAAATCCGAGATCGAAACCACCAATACCAGCAAGTACATCATGTCGTGGTTGTCAGCTTGATTGTAAACAATGCAGTTGGGCATTTCCCGAACAGTTCGCGCCACTTCGTCTGTCTTCAGATAATATTGTCAATTTGAGGAAGTATGCTACTGAAACTAGTACAGATCCCCAGGAATTACTCAATCGAATTATTGATGAATTTTTCCAAGATAAGTTTAAGAGTGATGAATAGTAACCACCCTAGAACGCCGATACATTTGTAAATCCATTTTTTTTATACGGTCTAATATTTATGTTATCAATAGTTAGTGGTTAGTTGTTAGTAGTAATTTTTTAACCACTAACAACTAACCACTAACCATTATTCATCAATTTGCCAAGAATCTTTGGTTACATTTTCATCTAAAATTCTCCTAGGTTTTACGATCACAATGACTTTTCCTAGAAGAGGGACTTCTGGGGATGTTTCAAACCACTGAAAATCCAACTCTCCAGAGTTGTCTACTACAAAATAACTGTTAGAGTCCCATTCTCGTTGAGCGCGATCTACAACCACTAATACTGGTTCTGTTGGATTTTGTATCTGGTTTGGAAATTTACCACTCTCACACAATATAACCACCGGGTCTTCTGCACTTAGCAGTACTTGCCAACCAGGTAAAGGAACCCAAGCTTGCTCTCCGGCAAACTTGACGATGCGAAATGGTTCTATCTCTTCAATTACGGGTACGACTTGCAGATCTTTTTGTGTCAGTGGTAACTCACCAACTACTGGTATAACACGGGGTAAGTCCGCTTCTGATTCCAAGCGATAAAAAGGCAGAGAAGGGGCAGGGCGATTGGGAACGACGGTAAAATCAGTGAGTAATTGTTCGATTTGTCTCCTTGCTGTTTGCGAGTAAGCAAAGCGCAAACCTTTTGCAATCAGGCGGGAACGTTCTTGTAAGTCTGAGTTTTGACGGGCTAACTTCCAAGATTGATAGGCAACAGCATCGCCGGGATGATTCTCAAACCCCTCTGGTGGGATACGAAAGCGGGAAAACTCTTTGATTGCCTTGGCGATTTCTTTTGCCCCATCAACGTCAATTTTATTTTGGAAGGCGAGTTCGGCAGCCGCAATCCTTTCTTCTTGCGTTAGCAGGCGAAATTCATACAAAATATCGCTACCTCTGGTGGAGTAATGCGATCGCACTTCTGCCGGTGCATTTGCTTTTTCTATAGAATTGTAAACTTGTGCGCCAACAGTGACCTGATTTTGTTGTATCGGCTCAAATCCAGTTGCTTCAAAAATTTCTTGGGGATTGTAGCCTAGTTTTTGCAGTTGGGCGATCGCAATTCCCCATTCCACCCAGTTGCCTTGCTTTTGTCTGAGTTTTCTCAGCAACTCTAGTGCGACATCGTTGTTATTTGGCTCTTGAACATTGGGTGGTAAGTCAGTCATAGTGTATCAACAAGCTTTAATTCGGGAAGACTATGTTAAAAATTTACTATCAAGACCATTTTTTTAGTTAATTATTAAGTATAAACACAATTAATAAACTTAATGATACGTAAAATTACGTAAACAAAAAGTTAAATTTATTGACAATTTTTCTTGTAGTTTTTGTCAAAAGTGAGTATAACCAATTCATGTACGATTAAAAATTACTTATGCCTTAGATTGTGTTACAAATTGTGCTAAGTTTTAAGCCTGCTGAATACGGAATATAACAAAAAATCAAGATTAAAAGGAATCCTTTTATGAATAATCCCCTTCCTGAATTAGATAAAATCCGCCGTCAACTTGTGAATGTAGAAAGCCGTAAAAAAGCAAAAATGCTGGTTGTTGATGACGAGCCAGATAATCTTGATTTATTATACCGCACCTTCCGCCGAGACTTCCAAGTCCTTAAAGCAGACAGTGGCGTGAATGCGCTGCAAGTGTTGGCATCTGAAGGAGAAGTTGCAGTTATTATCTCCGACCAGAGGATGCCAGAAATGAAAGGAACAGAGTTTCTCAGCAAGACTGTTCCTCAATTTCCCGATACAGTCAGAATTATTCTGACAGGCTTTACTGATATTGAAGATTTAGTAGAGGCAATCAACGCTGGACAAGTCTACAAGTATATTACCAAGCCCTGGGACCCCGTTGAACTGAAAGCGGTGGTACAGCGAGCAGTAGAAACCTATGAATTGCTGAAGCAACGTACCGAAGAATTGAGACGTGCTAATGCTCAAATGGGGTTACTGGCTGTTCTTGTACAAGTGACGCAACAAGCTGCTAACCTAGAAGCAACGCTTGACCCTATTGCCAAAGCATTTGGCGAAAGTTTTTCCGCAGATGGGTGTATTTTGCAACTTGTAAAGGGCAATGCTTTGGTTGCAAAGCAAGGGACTTACAGTGTTGGAGGAACTGTTGAAAATTGGCTCGCTCAAGACCCGCTCACAACGGAAGCCATTGCCAATCAGCAATTGCAAGTTTCAGTAAATGTACCCAACGATCAAAAGCTAGCTGGTGTTTCTCACTATCAGTCTAACAGCATCCAAGCACACTTGATTGTTCCCATCACCTTCCGCGAAGAAGTTTTGGCAGTGCTGTCCCTACAGTGGAAACAACCTTGCTCTTTACGTGAAGATGAACTGAAACTTATTCATCTATCAGCACAATTGGCTGCGATCGCACTTACGAGTACTCGTTACTATCAGCCAACTAAGTAAATAATCAAAAGTCTTAGGAATTTCCAGGAAATAAATGATCCTGCATTGTGGNNNNNNNNNNGGGGGGGGGGCCCCCCCCCCCCGCCACTCATACAGTACGGGCGGGGACGCCCGCACCACAG
This genomic interval from Scytonema hofmannii PCC 7110 contains the following:
- a CDS encoding RuBisCO accumulation factor 1 is translated as MTDLPPNVQEPNNNDVALELLRKLRQKQGNWVEWGIAIAQLQKLGYNPQEIFEATGFEPIQQNQVTVGAQVYNSIEKANAPAEVRSHYSTRGSDILYEFRLLTQEERIAAAELAFQNKIDVDGAKEIAKAIKEFSRFRIPPEGFENHPGDAVAYQSWKLARQNSDLQERSRLIAKGLRFAYSQTARRQIEQLLTDFTVVPNRPAPSLPFYRLESEADLPRVIPVVGELPLTQKDLQVVPVIEEIEPFRIVKFAGEQAWVPLPGWQVLLSAEDPVVILCESGKFPNQIQNPTEPVLVVVDRAQREWDSNSYFVVDNSGELDFQWFETSPEVPLLGKVIVIVKPRRILDENVTKDSWQIDE
- a CDS encoding response regulator, whose amino-acid sequence is MNNPLPELDKIRRQLVNVESRKKAKMLVVDDEPDNLDLLYRTFRRDFQVLKADSGVNALQVLASEGEVAVIISDQRMPEMKGTEFLSKTVPQFPDTVRIILTGFTDIEDLVEAINAGQVYKYITKPWDPVELKAVVQRAVETYELLKQRTEELRRANAQMGLLAVLVQVTQQAANLEATLDPIAKAFGESFSADGCILQLVKGNALVAKQGTYSVGGTVENWLAQDPLTTEAIANQQLQVSVNVPNDQKLAGVSHYQSNSIQAHLIVPITFREEVLAVLSLQWKQPCSLREDELKLIHLSAQLAAIALTSTRYYQPTK